A window of Hymenobacter aerilatus contains these coding sequences:
- a CDS encoding RNA polymerase sigma factor → MYTLPLPCLQPLISAAQPVTACAEAELVAQLQQGSEAAFRTLVEQYQDRIYRTVLALLRSPEEAEDVAQEVFVEVYQTIGRFRGEAALTTWLYRLATSRALKHQRQARTRKRFAYLTSLLGFDNRVLYEPVDNEHPQAKLEGQQQVELLRARLTRLPDQQQIAFTLRHEQELNYEEIAAVLNTTVSAVESLLFRARKTLRHHLQPTQRHA, encoded by the coding sequence ATGTATACTCTTCCGCTACCTTGCCTTCAACCGTTAATTTCTGCCGCGCAGCCCGTTACGGCTTGCGCGGAGGCCGAGTTGGTAGCTCAATTGCAGCAGGGTAGCGAAGCGGCGTTTCGCACGCTGGTGGAGCAATATCAGGACCGCATCTACCGCACGGTGCTGGCACTGCTTCGTTCGCCGGAAGAAGCCGAAGACGTAGCACAGGAAGTATTCGTGGAAGTCTACCAAACGATCGGCCGGTTTCGGGGCGAAGCGGCCCTTACTACCTGGCTCTATCGGCTGGCTACCTCGCGGGCTCTAAAGCATCAGCGGCAAGCCCGCACCCGCAAGCGTTTCGCCTACCTAACCAGTTTACTGGGCTTCGACAACCGCGTGCTATACGAGCCAGTCGATAACGAACACCCCCAGGCAAAGCTGGAGGGCCAGCAACAGGTAGAGCTTTTGCGGGCGCGCCTCACCCGGCTGCCCGACCAACAGCAAATAGCATTCACCTTGCGCCACGAACAAGAACTGAATTACGAGGAAATAGCCGCGGTTTTAAACACCACCGTGTCGGCTGTAGAATCGTTATTGTTTCGCGCCCGCAAAACGCTTCGTCATCACCTTCAACCCACCCAACGCCATGCCTGA
- the yidD gene encoding membrane protein insertion efficiency factor YidD, with translation MKSLFRRLLLALLWMYRHLLSPLKPPTCRYQPTCSAYAVQAIERHGPWRGGWLALRRIGRCHPWGATATTLYLNQRSARIHCFCLLPWLLSGQLFCTHCI, from the coding sequence ATGAAGTCGTTGTTCCGCCGTCTGTTGCTGGCGCTGCTGTGGATGTATCGCCACTTGCTGTCGCCCCTTAAGCCCCCTACCTGCCGCTACCAGCCTACTTGCTCGGCCTACGCTGTGCAAGCGATAGAGCGGCACGGGCCGTGGCGGGGCGGCTGGCTGGCGTTGCGCCGCATCGGGCGCTGCCACCCCTGGGGGGCCACGGCTACGACCCTGTACCTTAATCAGCGCAGTGCGCGTATACACTGCTTCTGCTTGCTGCCTTGGTTGTTGTCGGGGCAGCTTTTTTGCACCCATTGTATATGA
- the lgt gene encoding prolipoprotein diacylglyceryl transferase — protein sequence MLSFLAAITWDVSPLIAEFGPWDLGLFTLGPLALRWYGLLFMSGFVVGTFVLAHIYKSEKVSPMWVDVITIYMLIGTIVGARLGHVLFYQPEILKDPLEVFKIWHGGLASHGATIGIILAVYLFSRNNKFDVLWTLDRIVIVVASGGALIRLGNLMNSEIVGRETDVPWAFIFLRDQEHFVNGVAVPRHPTQIYEALFCVFLFVLLYFMWNRTKERTPRGQLFGLFVVLLFTFRFFVEFLKVSQVEFENSLPLDMGQILSIPLIAIGAYVLWRAGKDPKNPYGYAPRDLGKENENPKLAQAK from the coding sequence ATGCTTTCTTTTCTTGCTGCCATCACCTGGGATGTGTCGCCCCTCATTGCCGAGTTTGGCCCCTGGGATTTAGGTTTATTTACGCTGGGGCCGCTGGCGTTGCGATGGTACGGGCTGCTGTTCATGTCGGGCTTTGTGGTGGGCACGTTTGTGCTGGCGCACATCTACAAGTCGGAGAAAGTATCACCGATGTGGGTGGATGTCATCACCATCTACATGCTGATTGGCACCATTGTAGGCGCCCGACTGGGGCACGTGCTGTTCTACCAGCCCGAAATTCTGAAAGACCCATTGGAGGTATTCAAGATATGGCACGGTGGTTTGGCCAGCCACGGCGCTACTATCGGGATTATCTTGGCCGTATACCTATTCAGCCGCAACAACAAGTTCGATGTGCTCTGGACCCTCGACCGCATCGTTATTGTGGTGGCGTCGGGTGGGGCGCTCATCCGCTTGGGTAACCTGATGAACTCCGAGATTGTGGGTCGCGAAACCGACGTGCCGTGGGCCTTCATCTTCCTGCGCGACCAGGAGCATTTTGTGAATGGCGTGGCCGTACCGCGCCACCCTACCCAGATTTATGAGGCACTGTTCTGCGTGTTCCTGTTTGTGCTGCTCTACTTTATGTGGAACCGCACCAAGGAACGCACCCCACGCGGCCAGCTATTCGGGCTGTTTGTGGTGCTACTCTTCACGTTCCGCTTTTTCGTGGAGTTCCTGAAAGTGAGTCAGGTGGAATTTGAGAACAGCCTACCCTTGGATATGGGCCAGATTCTGAGCATCCCGCTGATAGCCATTGGTGCGTATGTGCTGTGGCGTGCCGGCAAAGATCCCAAAAATCCCTACGGCTACGCCCCACGCGACTTGGGCAAGGAGAACGAAAACCCGAAGCTGGCGCAGGCAAAGTAG
- a CDS encoding helix-hairpin-helix domain-containing protein: MSQRVRGCFRVTFWLGFVWLLCWVRPTQAQQFPRPTPDLDRLVQELFADQQSDDVPYEDLYETLLLYYQTPLNLNLANREELRGLLLLSEVQISQLLEHRQQVGPLLSLYELQSIDGFDLRTIYRVAPFVTVTDAGPNAARGPLWQRVLHEDNNALFLRYERVLQPRRGYTAADTTSMGRLTSRYLGSPDKLLLRYRVSHTKDFSVGFTAEKDAGEPLAWQPSQRRYGADFMSAHVVVQERGRLKTLALGDYQLQFGQGLLLSSGLQVGKGGETITTIRRSSLGVRPYSSVLESTFFRGAAATVAVSSTVRATAFASYKHVDANHQQSLDSLDGFTEYSSGVLVSGLHRTATELANRKSLGEAIGGGNLTYTSRSGHLAVGLTAVGTHYNRALLRRAELYNAYEFRGQNNLAAGVHYSYVLRNLLLFGETARSSSGGVGTVNGLLASLAPNVDAAVLYRSYARDFHTFYGNALGENSRNINERGLYLGLKVRPAAGWEISAYYDQFWFPWLRYRVGAPSHGHDWLLRLAYTPTKTSLLYAQLRTRLKDYNANNPRPLPLPEPTLRHSLLLFYDTNPTSMFSLRTRVQGTRYREGEGPRRTGYVLAQDVSYTFGRYLRLSGRYALFDTDDYDTRQYVFEQDVLYAFSVPALYGQGTRTYLLAEVRCNRHLTLWLRYADTHYRNQTTIGSGLDLIEGNRRSEVKAQARYRF; the protein is encoded by the coding sequence ATGAGCCAAAGAGTCCGTGGCTGCTTTAGGGTAACGTTCTGGCTGGGGTTCGTGTGGTTGCTGTGCTGGGTCAGGCCTACTCAGGCGCAGCAGTTTCCGCGCCCTACCCCCGACCTCGACCGGCTTGTGCAGGAGCTGTTTGCGGATCAACAGAGCGATGACGTGCCTTACGAGGACCTCTACGAAACGCTGCTACTCTACTACCAGACGCCACTCAATCTGAACCTAGCTAATCGTGAGGAGTTGCGTGGCCTTCTACTGCTGTCGGAAGTGCAGATCAGCCAGTTGCTGGAGCACCGTCAGCAGGTAGGACCCTTGCTGAGCCTCTACGAGCTGCAAAGTATCGATGGCTTCGATCTGCGCACGATTTACCGTGTGGCGCCCTTCGTAACGGTAACGGATGCCGGCCCTAACGCGGCCCGCGGCCCGCTTTGGCAACGCGTGTTGCACGAAGACAACAACGCTCTGTTTCTGCGCTACGAGCGGGTGCTACAACCTCGCCGTGGCTATACCGCCGCCGACACGACCAGCATGGGCCGCCTCACCAGCCGCTACCTCGGCTCGCCCGATAAGCTGCTGCTGCGTTACCGCGTCAGCCACACCAAGGATTTCAGTGTGGGCTTCACGGCAGAAAAAGACGCTGGCGAGCCGCTGGCGTGGCAGCCCAGTCAGCGCCGCTACGGTGCCGATTTTATGTCGGCGCACGTGGTAGTGCAAGAGCGTGGCCGTTTGAAAACCTTGGCTTTGGGCGACTATCAACTGCAATTTGGGCAGGGGCTATTGCTGTCGTCGGGGTTACAGGTAGGCAAGGGTGGCGAAACCATTACCACTATCCGGCGCAGCTCGCTGGGCGTGCGGCCCTACTCCTCGGTGTTGGAGAGTACATTTTTCCGGGGTGCGGCGGCTACGGTAGCCGTGAGCAGCACAGTGCGAGCCACGGCGTTTGCCTCCTACAAGCACGTAGATGCCAACCATCAGCAAAGTCTGGATTCGCTGGATGGCTTTACGGAGTATTCGTCGGGCGTGCTAGTGTCGGGGCTGCACCGTACGGCTACGGAACTGGCTAATCGGAAAAGTTTGGGCGAGGCCATTGGAGGCGGCAACCTGACGTATACCAGTCGTAGCGGCCACTTGGCGGTAGGTCTTACGGCCGTGGGCACGCATTACAATAGGGCGTTGCTGCGCCGAGCGGAGCTGTATAATGCCTATGAGTTTCGGGGACAAAACAACCTGGCAGCGGGCGTGCACTACAGTTACGTGCTGCGCAACCTGTTGCTGTTTGGCGAAACGGCCCGTAGCAGCAGCGGCGGGGTAGGCACGGTGAATGGCTTGCTGGCTAGCCTGGCGCCGAACGTAGATGCTGCCGTGCTCTACCGCTCCTACGCCCGCGACTTCCATACCTTCTACGGCAACGCGCTCGGCGAAAATAGCCGCAACATCAACGAGCGGGGCCTCTACCTGGGTTTGAAAGTGCGACCGGCGGCGGGCTGGGAAATTTCGGCGTACTACGACCAGTTCTGGTTTCCGTGGCTGCGCTACCGGGTAGGCGCACCCTCGCATGGCCACGACTGGCTACTGCGGTTGGCCTACACACCCACCAAAACCAGCCTGCTCTACGCTCAGCTCCGCACCCGCCTCAAAGACTACAACGCCAACAACCCGCGCCCCTTACCGCTGCCGGAACCCACGCTACGCCACAGCCTGCTGTTGTTCTACGATACCAACCCTACCTCCATGTTCAGCCTGCGCACACGCGTGCAGGGCACCCGCTACCGGGAGGGCGAAGGGCCACGCCGCACGGGCTACGTGTTGGCTCAAGATGTCTCTTACACCTTTGGGCGCTACCTGCGCCTGAGCGGCCGCTACGCCCTGTTCGACACCGACGACTACGACACGCGCCAGTATGTATTTGAGCAAGACGTGCTTTATGCCTTCTCGGTACCTGCGCTCTACGGGCAGGGCACGCGCACCTACCTACTGGCCGAAGTGCGTTGCAACCGTCACCTCACGCTCTGGCTTCGCTACGCCGATACGCACTACCGCAACCAGACTACCATCGGCTCCGGCCTTGATCTGATTGAGGGCAACCGTCGCTCGGAGGTGAAAGCCCAGGCGCGGTATCGGTTTTGA
- a CDS encoding T9SS type A sorting domain-containing protein: MEYDSMNVAVIGTAGPFLVTTPNTATTWQAGVPQQVTWDVANTTQAPISAANVDILLSTDGGLTFPTVLLAATPNDGCESVTVPAATNTTLARIKVQATGNVFFDISNQNFTIRPLTAPTFYLSTACIANNLLTVCPGTSVPVSVGIGQVQGFAGSVSLSTTGLPNGVSVSYAPTTAVAGGTAVATITAATTTTPGTYTLTLTGTSNGVAQNQLVRIVVPLLATQTAVATTPAANALVTTRPVFTWQAVPNATAYTLQVATDAAFSNVVLNQTIASDTTTTFTPTTPLAGGTTYYWRVRGTTACNEAPYSAAILFRTGAVTCQPYAAMQVPVTIPTTANAKVSSTVEVSSTDIVAAIRINNLAITHPNAGELTVTLTNPAGRSAVLLANLCSGTANLNLSLDEQAATALTCPLNTGATYRPASSLAALLNTPANGTWTLNIVDNTTGNSGTLTGWTLELCTIPAPPAAPTSLLAYLSGTTGSTATIDLQWQDNANNETSFELERSLTTNTNFQRVATIAANQTTYSDQVSATGRYVYRIRAVNSIGNSAYSNEAVASVTLASTTAPALKGLAVYPNPSSGQFQLELNNAHTGAVQVQVFDALGRSVLTRTFTKAGNTLQQTLDLRVLSAGIYQLRVTQPQGTSILKLVKE; this comes from the coding sequence GTGGAATATGATTCAATGAACGTAGCCGTAATTGGCACGGCTGGGCCTTTCCTGGTGACTACGCCCAACACGGCTACCACTTGGCAGGCAGGTGTGCCTCAGCAAGTAACCTGGGATGTAGCCAACACTACGCAAGCGCCCATCAGCGCCGCCAACGTGGACATCTTGCTGTCTACCGACGGCGGCCTTACGTTCCCGACGGTTCTGCTGGCTGCTACCCCCAACGACGGCTGCGAATCCGTAACGGTGCCCGCCGCCACCAACACCACATTGGCACGCATCAAGGTGCAAGCCACCGGCAACGTGTTTTTCGATATTTCCAACCAGAACTTCACGATTCGCCCCCTAACAGCACCGACCTTCTACCTCAGCACAGCCTGTATTGCCAACAATCTGCTAACCGTGTGCCCTGGTACCAGCGTACCGGTAAGCGTGGGCATCGGGCAGGTGCAGGGTTTTGCGGGCTCTGTATCGCTAAGCACCACCGGCCTACCCAACGGCGTGAGTGTGAGCTACGCACCAACTACTGCAGTGGCGGGCGGCACGGCCGTTGCTACTATCACGGCCGCTACCACCACCACGCCTGGCACGTATACGCTCACGCTTACGGGCACCAGCAATGGGGTAGCACAGAATCAGCTGGTGCGTATTGTGGTGCCGCTGCTGGCTACGCAAACCGCTGTAGCTACCACACCAGCGGCCAATGCGCTGGTAACCACCCGGCCCGTCTTCACGTGGCAAGCCGTGCCCAATGCGACAGCCTATACGTTGCAAGTAGCCACGGATGCGGCTTTCAGCAACGTGGTGCTCAACCAAACCATTGCGTCAGACACCACTACTACCTTCACACCTACTACCCCGCTGGCTGGGGGCACTACCTACTACTGGCGCGTGCGCGGCACTACTGCGTGCAACGAAGCTCCCTACTCGGCGGCTATCCTCTTCCGAACGGGGGCAGTCACCTGCCAGCCGTACGCGGCTATGCAGGTACCCGTCACAATTCCGACGACGGCCAACGCCAAGGTTTCCTCTACTGTAGAGGTAAGCTCGACGGATATAGTAGCTGCTATTCGGATTAATAACCTAGCCATTACGCACCCCAACGCGGGTGAGCTGACGGTGACCCTGACCAACCCGGCGGGTCGCTCGGCGGTGCTGCTGGCCAATCTGTGCTCGGGTACCGCTAACCTCAACTTGTCGCTGGACGAGCAGGCGGCTACAGCGCTGACTTGCCCGCTGAACACAGGTGCCACCTACCGTCCGGCCAGTTCGTTGGCTGCCTTGCTTAATACACCCGCCAACGGCACTTGGACTCTGAATATCGTGGATAACACGACCGGTAACAGCGGTACGCTCACGGGCTGGACGTTGGAGCTATGCACGATACCGGCCCCGCCCGCTGCTCCTACTAGCCTGCTGGCCTACCTCAGCGGCACCACTGGCAGCACGGCTACCATCGACCTACAATGGCAGGACAACGCCAACAACGAAACCAGCTTTGAGCTGGAACGTTCCCTCACCACGAACACCAACTTTCAGCGAGTTGCCACCATCGCTGCCAACCAAACCACCTATTCCGATCAAGTATCAGCCACGGGTCGGTATGTATACCGCATCCGGGCAGTGAACAGCATCGGCAACTCAGCCTACTCCAACGAGGCCGTAGCCAGCGTAACACTAGCCAGTACCACTGCGCCAGCGCTAAAAGGCCTAGCCGTATACCCAAACCCTAGCAGCGGCCAGTTCCAGTTGGAGCTGAATAACGCGCATACCGGCGCGGTGCAGGTGCAAGTATTTGATGCGTTGGGACGCAGTGTGCTGACGCGCACTTTCACTAAAGCAGGCAATACGTTGCAGCAAACCCTAGATTTGCGTGTCCTCAGCGCAGGCATTTACCAACTTCGCGTCACGCAACCACAAGGCACATCTATTTTGAAGTTGGTGAAGGAGTGA